From one Tsukamurella tyrosinosolvens genomic stretch:
- the priA gene encoding bifunctional 1-(5-phosphoribosyl)-5-((5-phosphoribosylamino)methylideneamino)imidazole-4-carboxamide isomerase/phosphoribosylanthranilate isomerase PriA — protein sequence MSLVLLPAVDVAEGRAVRLVQGEAGSETAYGSPRDAALAWQNDGAEWVHLVDLDAAFGKGSNRELLAGVIGELDVKVELSGGIRDDDSLAAALATGCARVNLGTAAIENPDWCASAIARHGDKIAVGLDVKQLDGQWRLRGRGWVTDGGDLWEVLERLNNDGCSRYVVTDVSKDGTLTGPNLDLLAAVAAATDAPVVASGGISALEDLTAIATLVDQGVDSAIIGKALYAGRFTLPEALDAVSR from the coding sequence GTGAGTCTGGTACTTCTTCCCGCAGTCGACGTCGCCGAGGGCCGGGCCGTGCGCCTCGTGCAGGGGGAGGCCGGCAGCGAGACGGCCTACGGGTCGCCGCGCGACGCCGCCCTCGCCTGGCAGAACGACGGGGCGGAGTGGGTCCACCTCGTCGACCTCGACGCGGCCTTCGGCAAGGGCAGCAACCGCGAGCTCCTCGCCGGTGTCATCGGCGAACTGGACGTCAAGGTCGAGCTGTCGGGCGGCATCCGCGACGACGACTCCCTGGCCGCGGCCCTCGCGACCGGCTGCGCCCGCGTGAACCTCGGCACCGCGGCCATCGAGAACCCGGACTGGTGCGCCAGCGCCATCGCCCGCCACGGCGACAAGATCGCGGTCGGCCTCGACGTCAAGCAGCTCGACGGCCAGTGGCGGCTGCGCGGCCGCGGCTGGGTCACCGACGGCGGCGACCTGTGGGAGGTCCTCGAGCGGCTCAACAACGACGGCTGCAGCCGCTACGTGGTCACCGACGTCTCCAAGGACGGCACCCTGACCGGCCCCAATCTCGACCTGCTCGCCGCCGTCGCGGCCGCCACCGACGCGCCCGTCGTCGCCTCCGGCGGCATTTCCGCGCTCGAGGACCTGACGGCGATCGCGACCCTCGTCGACCAGGGCGTGGATTCCGCGATCATCGGCAAGGCGCTCTACGCCGGACGGTTCACCCTCCCCGAGGCGCTCGACGCGGTGTCGCGCTAG